A single Lynx canadensis isolate LIC74 chromosome D2, mLynCan4.pri.v2, whole genome shotgun sequence DNA region contains:
- the CD2H1orf131 gene encoding uncharacterized protein C1orf131 homolog, with protein sequence MAQERGSEAPAPPGSQTLLDALLRNLYDFGETEDEAEQKRIRKKGENKRRDVGTPVTLAADPAPVPGSPVKGRRKRVSSFFKELREELQGVPAVTPTSSPSGPDAPSATASPSTLRNSRERVQVIEFHSRNKKRKGKPDQDENTQTKTNILGNDVDRQEFNLEKARLEVHRFGITGYGKGKERVLERERAIMLGAQPPKNSYVNYKVLQEQIKEKKAAKEEEKRMAQDTDIFKKKKRKGQEDRRAKKKKSAPSILSSGRTGQVGKFKNGTLILSQVDIKKINSSRVAK encoded by the exons ATGGCCCAGGAGCGGGGATCGGAGGCCCCCGCGCCTCCGGGTTCTCAGACACTTCTGGATGCCCTGCTCCGGAACCTCTACGACTTCG GGGAGACAgaagatgaggcagaacagaaaaggatcagaaagaagggagaaaacaagAGGAGAGATGTAGGGACTCCAGTGACCTTGGCAGCAGACCCAGCTCCTGTACCTGGTTCTCCCGTGAAAGGCCGAAGGAAGAGAGTCTCCAGCTTCTTCAAGGAACTCAGGGAAGAGCTGCAGGGTGTTCCTGCTGTGACCCCCACCAGCTCTCCTTCAGGACCAGACGCCCCTAGTGCTACGGCATCTCCCTCAACACTGAGGAACAGCAGGGAGCGAGTACAAGTGATAGAAtttcacagcagaaataaaaaaaggaaagggaagccGGATCAAGATGAGAACACACAG acCAAAACTAATATCCTTGGGAATGATGTGGATAGACAAGAATTTAACTTAGAGAAG GCTCGCTTGGAAGTGCACCGGTTCGGGATCACGGGTTacggaaaaggaaaggaaagagtccTGGAACGGGAACGTGCCATAATGCTGGGTGCTCAG cctcCCAAAAATAGTTATGTGAATTACAAGGTCTTGCAGgagcaaatcaaagaaaaaaaggcagcaaaagaagaagaaaagagaatg GCCCAGGACAcagatattttcaagaaaaagaagaggaaagggcagGAAGACAG GAGagccaaaaagaagaaatcagctCCCAGTATTTTGTCAAGTGGACGGACTGGACAGGTTGGAAAATTCAAAAATGGGACACTGATTCTGAGCCAGGTTgacatcaagaaaataaattcctcCCGAGTGGCTAAGTGA